The DNA segment GCGCTGCCTGACGGGATCTCCTTCACCACCTGGTGGTAGCGACTGACCATCTCGTCCAGAGGAAAACCGGCATTCAGGTTTACCGTCAACGACACTGGAGGGTTATCACTCTTCGAGCGCCCACCGGCATCATTACCATCCACATTGGCAACCGGCATAACCCCCCATCCACTATTCAGTTGCAACAATTCGACCAACTCACCCCTCTTGCTCTCATCCTGCAGATTGTCCGGTGGCAGATAACGGGGAGTGACAGCCATTGGATAACGAACTGAGAACTTCCCATCCACCCAACTCAACAGCTCCTGATACTCAATCTCTATCTCAACCGAGCCATGGGGGGCAATATTGGCGACAGAAGTGGTAAACAGGTCCGCTCTGACCTGCTCTACCAGTGATGCCCTCTTGCCTGCACTCTTGGCTTTTTGGTATATCTTTCTGGCCAGCTGCTTCTCCTGAATTATCCCCTCAATAATCCTCTCACCAACTATCATCCTCATGTGATCAACTGCTGCGGTCTCCGGTAGCGGGAAGGCATACACCCCCTCCACCCAGCCATCACCAGGGTTACTGAATTTCTGTCTCACCCTGGTTCGGGCAACCGGCCCTGCAACATCTATAACCACATCTGTCGAGATGATTGTTGCAACCTCATACTCATTTGGGCGATCCGTCTTCAGCAACAACTCGCCACTCTTTACATCATTCATCCTCACCAGCTCTGCCGCACCCGCGACACCTGACAGAACCATCCACAAAACCGACAACAGAAACACCCTTCTCATAACACCACCCCAAGCAGTCAAATAAAAAGGCCCTCCCCAACCAAGGGAGGGCAACAGGAGGAGTCACCAAGTGGTGACCAACGAAGAGTCCCCATTGAAGCAGACAAAAGTGACGAAACCGTGCGCTAAAAGTGGTGATGTAGTGACCAACTAATGTCGGAAAAATGCGCAACAAATGACAAACCTCTGCGTTATGCAATTAACGACACATAGCGTCGCAACATACCAATAGTATTGAGTCAGGCAAACAGATAGAGGGAGAAGAGAGATGAGCTATCACATAGCAATCGTAGAAGATGACCGGGACATACTGGACAACTATGCAGACGTATTGGCAGACAAGGGATACCGGGTCTCCCCTTTCACCAACGCAGAAGACGCCTGGAATGCATTCAACCAGGAGACCCCGGACCTTGCCATTCTCGACATCCAGCTCAAGAACCAGCCCGATGGCGGCTTTGATCTCCACCGCAAGATAAACACCCTCTTTCCGGAAAAACCGACCCTCTTCATATCCGGTAGAGATAGCGAAATGGACAAGATAACCGGACTAAAACTCGGCGCCTGGGACTTTATGAGCAAACCGGTTGGCCTCGACTACCTTACCGAGAGAGTGCGCTCCTTGATCCAGATTAGCGAAAGCAGAACCAACAACACAGTAGAGGTAATCCCCTACTCACAGATCGGCCTGCGGATAAGTGAAGAGCAGATGACAGTACACTGGTTTGGCAACAGAGTAGATCTCACCCTCACAGAGTTCTACATCCTCAACCTGCTGGCTTCACAACGGGGGCGGGTACGCAGCTACGATGAGCTAAAGGGGATAACCCGTCAACGCTACGTAGAGGCCAACACAGTTACCGGCCACATCAGACGGATCAGAAGAAAATTCCAGAAAATCGACCTCAAATTCAAGGGGATCAAGAATGTCCATGGAGTTGGGTATCGGTGGCAGGGGTAACTCTCCAGCGGAGCACGCTGATACCTAAATACAGTCAGGAATAACGCTCCAGATCACTGCCGATATCAGTATCAATTACCACTAGCCTTACACTCCTGCTGATGCCGCCGGCTATCAGATTACGGATAGCATTGCGCCCACCGCCACCAACACCCATTACCGTAATCCTCGCACCAGAAGGCCTCATCACCATCTTCATCGCCTTGCTGAGCAGATTCTCAGACCTGCACCCGCCATCCACCTG comes from the Candidatus Thiopontia autotrophica genome and includes:
- a CDS encoding response regulator: MSYHIAIVEDDRDILDNYADVLADKGYRVSPFTNAEDAWNAFNQETPDLAILDIQLKNQPDGGFDLHRKINTLFPEKPTLFISGRDSEMDKITGLKLGAWDFMSKPVGLDYLTERVRSLIQISESRTNNTVEVIPYSQIGLRISEEQMTVHWFGNRVDLTLTEFYILNLLASQRGRVRSYDELKGITRQRYVEANTVTGHIRRIRRKFQKIDLKFKGIKNVHGVGYRWQG